The proteins below are encoded in one region of Ereboglobus luteus:
- the mobF gene encoding MobF family relaxase → MLSPKPQLNLANALGYFREHLSTGDYYMDGHVVAGQWCGIAASMLGLEGVVTEKKFLAMCQGFHPDTGQRLTMRHNTTRRDGGHTVSNRRVFYDFTISPPKSVSVVALYQDARIIELHDHAARMMMDELEKFAETRVRKDGANGERVTGGMAAALFRHDTSRELDPHLHTHCVVFNATYDFEEEKWKALHATGMYRAQKFAENLYYHELAKGLRQLGYDIVNTPTGFEIQGVPESVIARFSKRHQQIDAETKKRIEMEGLHSNEKALREQVAHDKRRRKIKNMPAEQLRSRWSAEMPESERASLAKIEPTKLPPPLPETSVENAGCPN, encoded by the coding sequence GTGCTAAGTCCGAAGCCACAGTTGAATCTTGCGAACGCGCTCGGGTATTTCCGCGAGCATTTGTCCACGGGCGACTACTACATGGACGGCCATGTGGTCGCCGGCCAGTGGTGCGGCATCGCCGCGTCGATGCTCGGATTGGAGGGCGTTGTCACCGAGAAAAAATTTCTTGCGATGTGCCAGGGTTTTCATCCCGACACGGGGCAGCGCCTGACGATGCGGCACAACACGACCCGTCGCGATGGCGGGCACACGGTATCGAATCGCCGCGTGTTTTATGACTTCACTATCAGTCCGCCAAAGTCGGTTTCGGTGGTCGCGCTGTATCAGGATGCCCGCATTATCGAACTCCACGATCACGCCGCCCGCATGATGATGGACGAACTCGAAAAGTTTGCCGAGACGCGCGTGCGAAAGGACGGCGCAAACGGCGAGCGCGTGACCGGCGGCATGGCTGCCGCGCTGTTCCGTCATGACACGAGCCGGGAACTCGACCCGCATTTGCACACGCACTGCGTGGTGTTCAACGCGACCTATGATTTCGAGGAGGAAAAGTGGAAGGCGCTTCACGCGACGGGCATGTATCGGGCGCAAAAGTTTGCGGAAAATCTCTACTATCACGAACTGGCAAAAGGGCTCCGGCAACTCGGCTATGACATCGTCAATACGCCGACCGGATTTGAAATCCAGGGTGTGCCGGAAAGCGTGATCGCCCGGTTTTCCAAACGGCATCAACAGATCGACGCGGAGACAAAAAAACGGATCGAAATGGAGGGGCTGCACAGCAATGAAAAGGCGCTGCGCGAACAGGTGGCGCACGACAAACGGCGTCGGAAAATCAAGAACATGCCAGCGGAACAACTGCGTTCTCGCTGGTCTGCTGAGATGCCTGAATCCGAGCGCGCCTCACTTGCGAAAATTGAGCCGACAAAGCTGCCTCCGCCGCTGCCGGAAACATCCGTAGAAAATGCGGGCTGCCCCAATTAG
- a CDS encoding type IV secretory system conjugative DNA transfer family protein, producing the protein MDFAFHALDCVGLPVTLGNTHELLASDAFMEEIIAMLDNKNTPESRTLIAHYESQIASQPTEQLGGVRGTLANRLKHFTQPDIARVFCPDKSSLSFDVIDQGKVICVSIPQRFKTERRYIHTLLKLVFYSHVLLRFDRTTKERVGDNLLILWADEAQKIVTANDDGTSDYNVVDVIREAKATVVAATQSYTSLIPPIGDEKKAKVFIANMANRIMFKAADEESAKIAADTLGKKKYRKRTYGYSAGKRTTSFSEEEKYYIEPHEFRRLRKFQAVVQHCEMGFRRVLLPPREADGRVSGWF; encoded by the coding sequence ATGGACTTTGCGTTTCACGCGCTTGATTGTGTCGGGCTGCCGGTGACATTGGGCAACACGCATGAGCTACTGGCGTCCGATGCCTTCATGGAGGAAATAATCGCGATGCTGGACAATAAGAACACGCCGGAATCGAGGACGTTGATCGCCCACTATGAGTCGCAAATCGCGAGCCAACCGACAGAGCAGTTGGGCGGTGTGCGCGGCACGCTGGCCAATCGGTTGAAACATTTTACGCAGCCGGACATCGCGCGTGTATTTTGCCCGGATAAATCATCGCTGTCGTTTGATGTGATAGATCAGGGAAAAGTAATCTGCGTGTCGATTCCGCAGCGGTTCAAAACGGAGCGACGGTATATCCATACGTTGTTGAAGCTGGTTTTTTACTCGCATGTGTTGCTGCGATTTGACCGAACGACAAAGGAGCGAGTCGGGGATAATTTGCTCATACTTTGGGCCGACGAAGCGCAGAAAATCGTCACCGCGAATGACGACGGCACGAGTGATTACAATGTCGTGGATGTGATTCGCGAAGCGAAGGCGACAGTCGTGGCGGCAACGCAATCCTACACGTCGCTTATCCCGCCGATTGGCGATGAGAAGAAAGCGAAAGTGTTCATCGCGAACATGGCGAACCGCATCATGTTCAAGGCGGCCGATGAAGAGTCGGCGAAAATTGCCGCCGACACACTTGGCAAAAAGAAATACCGAAAGCGCACCTATGGTTATTCGGCAGGAAAGCGCACCACGTCATTTTCCGAGGAAGAAAAGTATTACATCGAGCCGCATGAGTTTCGGAGACTGCGGAAGTTTCAGGCGGTCGTGCAGCACTGCGAGATGGGGTTTCGGCGGGTGTTGCTGCCGCCGCGCGAAGCCGACGGGCGCGTGAGCGGATGGTTTTGA
- a CDS encoding sulfatase family protein — protein MKNELLLLLGAGALMGATVGAAEKKPNIIVILTDDQGYQDLGCYGSPLIKTPNIDRMAREGARLTSFYAAASVCSPSRAGLLTGRYPQRTGVNDRVFFPHSDDGMNLNEITLAQALKTGGYSTACIGKWHLGHLPQYLPTSRGFDYFFGLPYSNDMWLDPVNIPPAPDIVLRDGKTLDDYRAVPRQKTKAALAKAPLMRGGQCVEWPADQDTLTKRYAEETIAFIRRNKATPFFVYMTPAMPHVPLHASSAFRGKSARGLYGDCVEEIDWAVGEILRVLREEGLDRNTLVIFTSDNGPWTTKKDAGGSALPLREGKNSSYEGGVRVPGIFWWPDVIPAGRIIDEALSALDIFPTAMAMAGVRNSREDETDGHDIMPVLRGGSGAGSPWNIIGFEDTAVRSGQWKYRNGPLRVRYIRKDNNNVLQLFDLNNDMGEKNNLIGEHPEKAAELQRALDKYNKSVEGK, from the coding sequence ATGAAAAACGAACTACTGCTGTTACTTGGCGCTGGTGCGCTCATGGGCGCCACTGTTGGTGCCGCCGAGAAAAAACCTAATATCATTGTCATTCTGACCGACGACCAGGGCTATCAGGATCTTGGTTGCTACGGATCCCCGCTGATCAAAACACCAAACATAGACCGCATGGCGCGCGAGGGGGCGAGGCTCACCTCGTTCTACGCTGCCGCGTCGGTATGCTCGCCATCACGGGCAGGGCTGCTCACCGGACGTTATCCGCAGCGCACCGGAGTGAACGACCGCGTGTTTTTTCCGCACAGCGACGACGGCATGAATCTGAACGAAATCACGCTGGCGCAAGCATTGAAAACCGGCGGCTACTCCACGGCATGCATAGGCAAATGGCACCTAGGGCACCTGCCGCAATACCTGCCGACCAGCCGGGGGTTTGATTATTTTTTCGGACTCCCCTACTCAAACGACATGTGGCTTGATCCGGTGAACATCCCGCCCGCTCCGGACATCGTCTTGCGCGACGGTAAAACGCTCGATGACTACCGCGCCGTGCCCCGCCAAAAAACAAAAGCCGCATTGGCCAAGGCGCCGCTGATGCGCGGCGGTCAATGCGTGGAATGGCCGGCCGATCAGGACACGCTCACGAAGCGTTACGCTGAGGAGACAATCGCGTTCATACGAAGAAACAAGGCGACCCCGTTTTTCGTTTACATGACCCCGGCAATGCCGCACGTGCCGTTGCACGCGTCGTCGGCATTTCGCGGTAAAAGCGCGCGCGGACTTTACGGTGATTGCGTGGAAGAAATTGACTGGGCCGTCGGAGAGATCCTTCGCGTGCTGCGCGAGGAAGGGCTGGATCGAAACACGCTGGTGATTTTCACCTCGGACAACGGCCCTTGGACCACGAAAAAAGACGCGGGAGGCTCGGCGCTGCCATTGCGCGAGGGCAAAAATTCCAGTTATGAAGGCGGCGTGCGCGTCCCCGGCATCTTTTGGTGGCCGGATGTGATTCCCGCCGGGCGGATAATCGACGAGGCGCTCTCGGCGCTCGATATTTTCCCGACGGCAATGGCAATGGCCGGAGTGCGCAACTCGCGCGAAGACGAGACTGACGGGCACGACATTATGCCGGTCTTGCGTGGCGGATCTGGCGCAGGATCACCTTGGAATATCATCGGTTTCGAGGACACCGCAGTGCGCTCCGGCCAATGGAAATACCGCAACGGCCCCCTCCGCGTTCGTTACATAAGAAAAGACAACAATAACGTGTTGCAGCTTTTCGACCTGAACAACGACATGGGTGAAAAAAACAACCTGATAGGCGAGCATCCCGAAAAGGCCGCCGAGCTCCAACGAGCACTCGATAAATATAACAAGAGCGTGGAGGGGAAATAA
- a CDS encoding ATP-dependent DNA helicase encodes MSAALERGRGENFGLSDLEKQVAQRDYIRDAQSRKITSRGVLACELAILRAAQNGQRRHDPMSENHTPDSSLSSEQSRAVSRILKSRDFITLFQGGAGTGKSYTLREVARGLADGGHPVVVAAPQHQQADDLRKDGVGNAITLARLLASGTNMLPHGAVVIVDEAGQVGGKDMLALIERVRACGGRLILSGDTRQQGAVAASDALRVIEEHSGLRPVRLMSIRRQNPDAVSSKESKAFVRKYRSAVKAASEGRLTDSFDKLDSLGCVRELDAADRKAELAREYCEALNRGEKVLAVAQTWNEVREANAAIRDRLKNEGKLGESTAVESLQSLDLSEAQKRDVRFYAGDAKVWFVRDYGRFKRGDCCEVAGADERGVTLEKDGRITTVSHRYADRFVVVKTRQQELARGDRLQMKFNGNSIEGRPIRNGELVTICRVLKDKSIRVRDDAGTIKTLSPAQRMFVPGYAVTSYASQGKTVDTVLVSHDVEQAPINRHQWYVAISRARQKVLVLTEDKTALRVAIERESDRELALSIKPDASAAQTLHSELLAEYENIRAMRAHEQLRTSHAQAASPPSLHQHNQQPTRGIRI; translated from the coding sequence ATGTCGGCTGCGCTGGAGCGCGGGCGCGGTGAAAACTTCGGACTTTCCGACTTGGAAAAACAGGTGGCGCAGCGCGATTACATCCGCGATGCGCAGTCGCGGAAGATTACCTCGCGAGGTGTGCTGGCGTGCGAACTGGCGATCCTGCGCGCCGCCCAAAATGGGCAGAGGCGCCATGATCCCATGAGTGAAAATCATACACCGGACTCGTCACTTTCCTCCGAACAGAGCCGTGCGGTGTCGCGTATTTTGAAGAGCCGGGATTTTATCACGCTGTTCCAAGGCGGCGCGGGCACGGGGAAAAGTTATACCTTGCGCGAAGTCGCGCGCGGCCTTGCGGATGGCGGGCATCCCGTGGTGGTTGCCGCGCCACAGCATCAACAGGCGGATGATTTGCGGAAGGATGGCGTGGGAAACGCAATCACCCTGGCGCGGCTTCTTGCAAGCGGAACAAATATGCTGCCGCATGGTGCGGTTGTGATTGTTGATGAAGCCGGACAGGTCGGCGGAAAGGACATGCTGGCGTTGATCGAGCGTGTGCGGGCTTGTGGCGGACGGTTGATTTTGTCGGGCGACACGCGTCAGCAAGGCGCGGTGGCGGCATCGGACGCATTGCGCGTGATCGAGGAGCATTCGGGGTTGCGCCCGGTGCGGCTGATGTCGATTCGGCGTCAGAATCCCGATGCCGTGTCCTCGAAGGAATCGAAAGCGTTTGTGAGGAAATACCGTTCCGCGGTGAAGGCGGCATCGGAGGGGAGGTTGACGGACTCGTTTGATAAATTGGATTCGCTGGGATGCGTGCGCGAGCTCGACGCTGCGGATCGCAAGGCGGAGCTGGCGCGAGAATATTGCGAGGCGTTGAATCGCGGTGAAAAAGTGCTCGCGGTGGCGCAGACGTGGAACGAGGTGCGCGAGGCAAACGCGGCGATCCGCGACCGCTTGAAAAATGAGGGCAAGCTGGGTGAGAGCACGGCAGTCGAGTCGTTGCAATCGCTCGATTTGAGCGAGGCGCAAAAGCGCGATGTCCGGTTTTATGCGGGCGATGCGAAGGTGTGGTTTGTGCGCGACTACGGGCGGTTCAAACGCGGTGACTGCTGCGAGGTCGCCGGCGCGGATGAGCGCGGCGTAACCCTGGAAAAAGACGGACGAATCACGACGGTAAGCCACCGCTACGCGGACAGATTTGTGGTGGTGAAGACGCGTCAACAGGAGTTGGCGCGTGGGGATCGGTTGCAGATGAAATTTAATGGAAACTCAATCGAAGGAAGACCGATACGGAACGGCGAACTGGTGACGATATGTCGTGTGTTAAAAGACAAAAGCATCCGGGTTCGAGACGATGCGGGGACAATAAAAACACTCTCGCCGGCGCAACGGATGTTTGTGCCCGGTTACGCGGTGACGTCGTATGCATCACAGGGCAAAACAGTCGATACCGTGCTCGTTTCCCATGACGTCGAACAAGCGCCGATCAATCGACATCAATGGTATGTGGCCATCTCGCGAGCGCGCCAGAAAGTGCTCGTGCTCACGGAAGACAAGACGGCGCTGCGCGTGGCGATTGAGCGGGAGTCCGATCGCGAGCTCGCCTTGTCGATCAAGCCGGATGCGAGCGCAGCGCAAACACTGCATTCGGAACTATTGGCGGAATATGAAAATATCCGAGCCATGCGCGCGCACGAGCAACTGCGCACTTCGCACGCCCAAGCGGCATCACCTCCTTCGTTGCATCAGCACAATCAACAACCAACCCGAGGAATCCGAATATGA
- a CDS encoding DUF6573 family protein, whose product MIANDNDPFGGVIYSYTRKQAINDGVLVDLSNYDVSKQHWKLPIACTDTLWQTIEAVMRQDDSQDISGILHDISTMAKLQIRGADTSDVVLFDVKLGKEIHKLKLHMGPGDTSDPVLTLMFSDED is encoded by the coding sequence ATGATCGCAAACGACAATGATCCATTCGGCGGTGTCATCTATTCCTACACTCGCAAACAAGCCATCAACGACGGTGTGCTCGTTGACCTCAGTAACTACGATGTGAGCAAACAGCATTGGAAACTTCCGATCGCTTGCACCGACACGCTTTGGCAGACGATCGAAGCGGTCATGCGCCAGGATGATTCACAGGACATCAGCGGAATCCTCCATGACATCAGCACAATGGCGAAGCTTCAAATACGCGGTGCCGACACTTCAGACGTGGTGCTCTTCGACGTCAAACTCGGCAAGGAAATCCACAAGCTGAAACTCCACATGGGACCGGGCGACACATCCGATCCAGTTCTCACCTTGATGTTCTCCGACGAGGACTGA
- a CDS encoding AAA family ATPase, producing MNTETDKTWFETRREQLRNLGAHLHKHIKGQPHVIGRIESVLRRGELGLAHPGRPKGSFLFVGPTGVGKTEITNAFTGYLFDGAKPIRFDMSEYQNQSSVEKLIGEKIDDIGLLGRALAKADCGTLLFDEVEKAHPLVLDLFLQILDDASITLATGERKNLSRFYVVFTSNIGASEAMRMQSAPFASIERTVLARVGQQLRPELVGRMTEKVVFSRLSFEIQREICEAMIAKELMRLQKLGYILEITPNDIEAILREGVHKTLGARPMRGAVERVLQNQVIFSALNL from the coding sequence ATGAATACAGAAACCGATAAAACTTGGTTTGAGACGCGCCGCGAACAACTCCGCAATCTCGGCGCGCACTTGCACAAGCATATCAAAGGACAACCGCACGTCATCGGGCGCATCGAGTCGGTGCTGCGGCGCGGCGAACTCGGCCTCGCGCATCCGGGGCGTCCGAAAGGCTCGTTCCTGTTTGTCGGGCCGACTGGTGTGGGAAAAACGGAAATCACGAATGCGTTCACGGGATATCTTTTCGATGGCGCGAAGCCCATCCGTTTCGATATGTCGGAATATCAGAACCAGTCGTCAGTCGAAAAATTGATCGGCGAAAAGATCGACGATATCGGTTTGCTCGGACGTGCGCTCGCGAAAGCGGACTGCGGAACATTACTCTTCGATGAAGTCGAGAAAGCGCATCCGCTCGTGCTCGACCTGTTTTTGCAAATCCTCGATGACGCAAGCATCACGCTCGCCACCGGTGAGCGAAAAAACCTCTCGAGGTTTTATGTGGTGTTCACATCGAACATCGGCGCATCCGAAGCGATGCGTATGCAATCCGCGCCATTCGCGAGCATTGAACGCACCGTGCTCGCTCGCGTCGGTCAGCAACTCCGTCCCGAGCTGGTCGGACGCATGACGGAGAAAGTTGTGTTTTCACGTTTGTCATTCGAGATTCAGCGCGAGATTTGCGAAGCAATGATTGCAAAGGAACTGATGCGCCTGCAAAAACTCGGTTATATATTGGAAATCACGCCAAATGATATCGAGGCGATTTTGCGTGAAGGTGTTCACAAAACTCTCGGAGCACGCCCCATGCGCGGCGCTGTTGAACGCGTTTTACAGAATCAAGTGATTTTTTCGGCGTTAAACTTGTAA